Sequence from the Kineosporia succinea genome:
GCTGATCGAGGGCATCCCCGGGGCCGATCTGGTGGTCATCCCGCACGCCGCGCACCTGGCCAACGTCGAGCAGCCCGCCGCGGTGCTCCAGGCGATGCGAGGGCATCTGCTGTCCCGCTGACCTCCGGTGGCCGATGGTGGACGCGTCGGGCGGCAGGGCGGCAGGCGCCGGTGGGCGCCCGTTGGGCGCCCGGTCGACCGGCAGGTGAACGGCACCTCGGGAAGAGATGTCCCCCAGGTGGTCATCAGGTTGAACCGGTGGCTACGCTCGGGCGCCGATAGCGGAGGTGCACGGATGCGGCTCAGACTGACGCCGAGAGACACGACCATCATCGACCTGCTCGTCCAGGCGGGTAACGCCCTGGTCGAGGGGGCCGACCTGCTGCACGCGGTGATGACCGCGGGAGACGCCGACCGGGCCGACCTGCTGGTGAAGATGCGCGACGCCGAGCACGCCTGCGACGACATCGTGCACGCCACGATGCGCAAGCTGAACAGCACGTTCGTCACACCCTTCGACCGCGAGGACATCTACTCGCTGGCATCCGCCCTCGACGACTGCATGGACAACATGGAGGCGGCCGCGGACATGGTGGTGCTGGCCAACCCGGCCCGGCTGCCCGACGGCGTCCAGACCCAGCTGCGCGTGCTGCAGGAGCAGGCCAAGGTCACCGCCGAGGCCCTGCCCCGGCTGCACACCATGAAGGGCCTCGAGGAGTACTGGGTCGAGATCAACCGGCTCGAGAACGACGGCGACGAGGTCTGGCGCGACATGCTCGCCGAGCTCTACTCGGGCGCCTACGAACCGCTCGAGCTGCTCAAGGTGCGCGAGGTGATCGACGCCCTGGAAGACGCCGCCGACGCCTTCGAGTCGGTCTCGCACCACGTCGAGACGATCGCCGTCAAGGAGTCCTGAGAAGGTGTCCCTGACCCTGACCCTGGTGGTCCTGGTCGTGGCCGTGGCGCTGGTCTTCGACTACACCAACGGTTTTCACGACGCCGCCAACGCGATCGCCACGGCGGTCTCCACCCGGGCCCTGAGCCCGCGCAAGGCCCTGGCGATGGCCGCGTTCTTCAACATCATCGGGGCCCTGCTGGGGCACGGTGTCGCCGAGACCGTGGGCAGCGGCATCATCAGCCCGCCCAACGGCCACGAGGGCCTGCTCATCGTGCTGTCCGGGCTGGCCGGCGCGATCACCTGGAACATGATCACCTGGGCGCTCGGGCTGCCGTCGTCCTCGTCGCACGCCCTGATCGGCGGTCTGGCCGGTGCGGCCGTGGTGGTCTCGTCACCCGTGCACTGGTCGGTCATCCTCGACAAGGTCGTCATCCCGATGGTGCTCTCGCCCATCGTCGGTTTCGCCCTGGCCTTCGGCGCCATGGTCGGCGTGCTCTGGCTGTTCCGCAAAGCCCGCCCCACCCCGGTGACCCGCGGCTTCCGTACCGCCCAGATCGCGTCCGCCGCCGCCATGTCGCTCGGACACGGGCTGCAGGACGCCCAGAAGACCATGGGCGTCATGACTCTCGCCCTGGTGGCCGGCGGCTACCACACCCGCGGAGCCGGGATCCCGCTGTGGGTCACGCTTTCCGCGGCCCTGGCGATCAGCCTGGGCACGGCCAGCGGCGGCTGGCGCATCATGCGCACCCTCGGCCGGGGGGTCATCGAGCTGGACCCGGCCCGCGGCTTCGTGGCC
This genomic interval carries:
- a CDS encoding DUF47 domain-containing protein gives rise to the protein MRLRLTPRDTTIIDLLVQAGNALVEGADLLHAVMTAGDADRADLLVKMRDAEHACDDIVHATMRKLNSTFVTPFDREDIYSLASALDDCMDNMEAAADMVVLANPARLPDGVQTQLRVLQEQAKVTAEALPRLHTMKGLEEYWVEINRLENDGDEVWRDMLAELYSGAYEPLELLKVREVIDALEDAADAFESVSHHVETIAVKES
- a CDS encoding inorganic phosphate transporter; this encodes MTLTLVVLVVAVALVFDYTNGFHDAANAIATAVSTRALSPRKALAMAAFFNIIGALLGHGVAETVGSGIISPPNGHEGLLIVLSGLAGAITWNMITWALGLPSSSSHALIGGLAGAAVVVSSPVHWSVILDKVVIPMVLSPIVGFALAFGAMVGVLWLFRKARPTPVTRGFRTAQIASAAAMSLGHGLQDAQKTMGVMTLALVAGGYHTRGAGIPLWVTLSAALAISLGTASGGWRIMRTLGRGVIELDPARGFVAETVASSVLYTTAYAFHAPISTTHTITAAIMGVGATKRRSAVRWGVAGDILTAWVLTLPASALVAAVLSLLLHPLA